The Gemmatimonadaceae bacterium region GGCGCGTGCAATTGAGTCGGCGCGAAATTGAGGATCGCTTTGACGCCGGCGCGCACGACGCGGTCGACGACGCGCTGTGCCTCCTCTCCGGGGACCGTGACGACGACGATGTCGGGGTGCTCGCGCACGGCGTCGCGCTCGAGCTGCTCGATGTCGCGAATCGAGATCCCGTCGAGCGTCCGGCCGATCTTGTCCGGATTGTTGTCGTACGCGGCGAGAATCGTGAACCCGCGCTGCCGGAATCCTCGATACTGGGCGAGTGCGGCGCCTATCTTACCCGCGCCCACGATGACGACGCGCCATTCGCGTCCGAGGCCAAGGATCTCGCGCAATCTGCCCGCGAGCTCCGGCACCGAGTAGCCGAGTCCGCGCTTGCCGAAGGACCCGAAAAACGAAAGGTCCTTCCGCACCTGCGCCGACGTCGTCCCACCGCGTTTGGCGAGCTCTTCGCTCGATATGGTCGTCAGTCCGCGCTGCTCGAAGTCCTCGAGAAAACGGAGGTACGCCGAGAGTCGCCGGACCGTAGAGTCAGCAATACGTTTCACAGAAATCGGGCGTGCTTGTGAATTCATTCACAAGTTAAATGAAGGCGTAGGACCACACCAGCGGCCCGGCTAGGTTTGGTCGCATGCCGCCGGTCCACGTGTCGTCGGAAATCGGACAGCTGCGCTCCGTCCTCGTGCATTCCCCCGGACCCGAGTTGCTTGCCGTAACTCCAAGCAATCGGGCCGATTATCTCTACGACGACATCATCGAGGCCGAGGCCGCCCAGCGAGAACATCGCCGATTCATCTCGGTCGTCGAGCGGTTCGCGACGGTCTACGAGGTTCGCTCGCTGCTGGCCGAAACGCTGGGCACCCCACAGTCGCGCGAGCTGCTGATCCGCGAGACGATGGACATCGTCCCGTCGGAGCCGCTCGCCCGCGACATCGGCGAGCTCGACGCCGCGGCGCTCGTGAGGATGCTCATCGAGGGACGCGACGAGCCTCCCGGCCCGATCGCCAAAGCCCTGAACGAACCGGGGCACGTGCTGCCGCCGCTGCCCAACCTGTTCTTTACCCGAGACAGCTGCGTCGTGGTCGGCGGCCACGTGCTGATCGGGTCGATGCGCTACGCGATCCGCTGGACCGAAGCGATCATCATGAAGGCGCTGTTCATGCATCACCCCGAGCTGCGCAACTCCGGCATCTTGTACGACGGCTCGGCCGAACGTCGCGTGAACTACACGATCGAAGGCGGCGACATTCATCCGCTGCGTCGCGATCTCGTCGTCATCGGGTTCAGCGAGCGGTCGAGCCCCGCGGCGATCGACCAGCTGGCCACGACGCTGTTCGACGAGACCGAAGTGCGGGACATCGTGGTCGTCGTGATGCCGAAGGAGCACACGGCGATCCACCTCGACATGATCTTCACGCAGATCGATCGCGAGCTCTGCGCGGTGTTCCCGCCGCATTTCGTCGGTCCCGAGCGGCTGCCGGTGCTGCACTGGCGAAGGGGCGAAAAGACGATTCACGAACAGCCGAACATCTTCACCGCGCTGTCGGAGTGCGACATGCCGCTCGAACCCGTGTTCTGCGGCGGAGATCGGCGAACGGTTCAAGAGCGCGAACAGTGGGCGTCCGGATGTAACTTCATCGCCATGCGCCCAGGGCTCATTTTGTCGTACCAGCGCAACGAGGCGACGCTCCACGAATTGCGACGCATGGGCTTCCGCATCCTGTCGGCGACTGCGCTTCTCTCCGGCAGTGAACGCGTCGCCGAAGGCGAGCGCGCCGTAATCACGTTCGAAGGGAACGAGCTGGTTCGCGGCGGCGGCGGTCCGCGCTGCATGACATGCCCCGTGTTGCGCGACGACCCCTGGAACTGATGACGACGCTCGGCACGGCGGACACCGTCCTCACCGAGAGAGCGGCGACTTATCTGGCCGCCGGGCCAGCCGACTCGCAGACACTCATCTCGCACGTCTGTCAGCTGCCCGGCGCGCCGCCGATGATCGCCGAGCACATGGCGGCGGCGCTGTTCGCCGGCCATCAGCGCTTTCGGCGCACGTCGGATGGGCGGTGGGCGCTGCGCGACCTTCCAGTCGAGGCGGCGACGTGGCCCTCGTCCCCGAAGCGACGCGGCGCGCGCGTCACGGCTCGCGGATCGCAGCTCGACGAAACGTCATTCGTCGTCGTCGACGTCGAGGCGACCGGTTCGCGTGCCTACCACGGCGATCGCATCACCGAGATCGCCGTCGTGCACGTGCAGCGCGGAGTCGCCACGCCGGTCTTCGAGACGCTCGTGAATCCGGAACGTCCGATTCCGCCGGCGGTCATGGCGCTCACGAACATCACGGCGGAGATGGTCCGCAGCGCGCCACGATTCGCCGAGGTCTGCGATCAGCTGTTGGGAACGCTCGAAGGACACGTATTCGTCGCGCACAACGCGAACTTCGATTGGCGATTCCTGTCCGCCGAAGTGGAGCGGGCGACCGCGCGGCCGCTGATCGGACGGCGTCTCTGCACCGTGCGCCTGGCGCGGCGCCTCGTGCCGCAGCTGCAGCGCCGAAACCTCGACGCCGTCGCGCACTTTTACGGGATCGTGAATCATGCGCGCCACCGCGCCGGCGGCGATGCGCTGGCGACGGCGCGCGCCTTCACGCGTTTGCTCGACGCGGCGCGCGATCGTGGCATCGACACGATCGACGAGCTCGATCGCCTCTCGCGCACGCCGTCGGGCCGGCGCCGCCGCAAACGATCGGCCATGCCTCACCCGGTTTTCAAAGACACCACCGCATGACGACCGAAGCGAATCCGGTTTTTGTTCGCGGCGACAGACCCGGCGGGCCGCTCGATCATCTCGTAGGCTCGGTTCAGACACGACAGATCGGATCGCTTCGTGTCCACGCGATTCAGGCCGGCGGACAAAGGCTCGACGGCGGTGCGATGTTCGGCGTCGTTCCGAAGCCGCTCTGGGAGCGGAGAATCCCCGCCGACGACCGCAATCGCATCCAGCTCGGCATGCGCTGCCTGTTGATCGAGCATGCGATCGGTCTCGTGCTGATCGACACGGGCGTCGGCAACAAGGAGAACGAGAAGTTCTGCGACATCTACGGGATCGAGAACACGGGCCACCAAGGCCCGACGTGGCTCGAGGACGGTTTGGCCTCGCTCGGCAAGCGCCCCGAAGACATCGCGATGGTGATCGACAGCCATTTGCACTTCGACCACGCGGGCGGCAACACGACGCGCGGCGCGGACGGCGTGATTCGCCCGACCTTTCCCAACGCGCGCTACATCATGCAGCGTCGCGAGCACGAATGGGCGACGCACACGAACGAGCGAACGGCGGCGAGCTATTTCCCGCACAACTGGGAGCCGGTCGCGGCAAGCGGACAGATGGAGCTCATCGACGGCGATCGAGAGATCATCGCCGGGATTCATTCTGTCCTCACGCCGGGCCATACGCCGGGCCACCAGGGTCTGCTCATCGAGTCCGACGGCGAGCGCGCGTTTTATCTGGCCGACCTGGCGCCGACGACCGCGCATCTCCCGCTGCCGTGGATCATGGGCTACGACGTCGAGCCGATGGTAACGCTCGAGACCAAGCGCCGGATCCTGACGCGCGCGGTGGACGAGCAGTGGCTGCTCGTGTTCGAACACGATGCGAAGACGCCGTGGAGTCCGATCATCCTGGACGGGAAGGGATTCGGACTGCCGAAGTGAGCGGCCCGATCGACGGGCAAGCGCTCGACGCGCTGCTGTCGCCCGAAGGTCAGACCTTGCTCTCGGAGTTGGCCGTCGAGGCGCCGTCGAAGAGCGGCGGAATCGCGCTGATCACGCGGCTTCGAAAGCGATATTCAGCGACACTGGTCGCGGCGGCGATCGAAACCGCGGAGTTGCGGCGGCGGGCGCAATCCAAGTTCACGAATGCCGCTCGGATGTATTTCACGCGTGCGGGGCTCGAGCAGGCGTCGTCGGAGCGCATGGCTCGGCACCATGCCTCGCGATACCAGCCCTTCGAACGAATCGCGGATCTCTGCTGCGGCATCGGCGGCGACCTCATTGGGCTGGCCGAGCATCGCCACGTGCGCGCGGTGGACATCGATCCCGTTCACTTGCGGATGGCTCGGTTGAACGCCGAGGCGAACGGCGTCGCGCAGTCGTTGGAAACTCTGCTCGGTGATGTTCGTGAGGTGGCTCTCGGCGACGCGGGCGCCGTGTTCATCGACCCGGCGCGGCGTTCGGCGGACAAGCGATTTTCGACCGGAGACAGCGAGCCGTCGCTCGCATGGTGCTTCGGCGTGGCGGAGCGGGGAACTCCTGTCGGCGTGAAAGCCGCGCCCGGCCTCCGCTCGGCGGTGGTTCCCACCGGATGGGAAATGGAGTTCGTGTCGGAACGCCGAGAGCTCAAGGAGTGCGTTCTCTGGTCGCCGAGCTTGGCGACATCCGCACGCCGCGCGACGATTCTGCCTGAGTGTCACGCATTGACGGAGCGAGCCGATGCCCATCTCGAGATCCGCGACCCCGGCCGATTCCTGATCGATCCCGATGGCGCCGTCACGCGCGCCGGTCTGGTGAAGGAGCTCGGTATGATGCTCGGCGACTGTTGGCAGATCGACGATCAGGTCGCGTTTTTGAGCTCGGAGCGAGCGGTCGAGACGCCATTCGGGCGGACGCTCGAGATCGCGGCGTCGGAGCCGTGGGCGTTGAGCCGGCTCAAGGAGGCCCTTCGCGGCCTAAATGTTGGCACCGTCGACATTCGAAAGCGGGGATCGGCCGTGGACGTCGAGGATTTGCAGCGACGACTCAAGCTGTCTGGCTCCCGCGCGGCGACGGTCGTGCTCACTCGGGTCCGTGACAAGCCGTGGATGTTCGTGTGCTTTCCCGCGGAACCCAGCGAGGGTTGACGTAAACGACGAGTCGGTCTAGGTTTAGGCCGACAACTCGGAAAGTGGGCCAGTGTCGGCCCCACCCTTTGGCCCTCGCAGCAGTCGGCGAGGCGTGCTACTGGAGTCCATGACGAAGCCGTTCATCCGCTCGAGGCGGAAGAACGGCCATGTGCGCGGACTCTCACAAGGGGCCGCGTTTTTGTTTTCTCTCTCTGGGGGCTTTCGGTATTCAGGACACTACAAAGCGCGTGCGGGTCAACCGCCAGATTCGCATCAGTCCAGTCCGCGTCATAGGCGCCGACGGATCGCAGCTCGGCATTCTCGAAGTGGATGTCGCGCTGCGAATGGCGGATGAGCTAGGGTTGGATCTGGTCGAAGTTGCGGCGACTGCCCGCCCTCCCGTCGTTCGGATCATGGACTACGGGAAGTACAAGTTCGAGATGGCGAAGCAGGCGAGGCAGGCGAAGAAGAAGCAGCACGTCATCGAGCTCAAGGAAGTGAAGTACCGCCCTGGGATCGATGACCACGACTTCGACACCAAGACGCGGCACGCGCGCCGGTTCCTGGAAGAGAAGAACAAAGTGAAAGTCACGATGATGTTTCGCGGCCGACAGGTGGCCCATCCCGAGCTCGGGCAAGCCGTGCTCGAGCGGGTCGCCACGGCCCTCACGGATGTCGGAAAAATCGAGAGCTCGGGAAGATTGGAAGGCAAGTCCATCACCATGATTCTCGCGCCGAAATGACGCGCCTACGTCGTCCTGAGCGAAAGCGACGGATCCGCTTTGAGGAAATGCTAAAATGCCGAAAATGAAGACCCACAAGGGCGCGAAGAAGCGCTTCAAGGTGACGGGCACGGGTAAGGTCCGCCGCTACAAAGCCTTCAAGAGCCATATCCTGACCAAGAAGACGGCCAAGCGGAAGCGCCGCCTGCGTCAGGCCGGCCTGGTGTCCACGAACGGTGAAGTGAAGCACGTGAAGCGCCTGCTGCAGGCGTAAGGACCTGGAGACACTCCGATGCCTCGTGCCGTATCCAAAGTTCCGCGCCTGAAGCGGAAAAAGCAGATCATGAAGGCCGCGCGCGGCGCCTTTGGCGCGCGCAGCAAGCTGTGGGGCCCCGCCAAGGACAACGTCGAGCGCGGCTGGAAATACGCCTACCGCGACCGCAAGAACAAGAAACGCGATTTCCGTCGGCTCTGGATCACGCGCATCAATGCCGCGGCGCACCAGCACGACATGAATTACAACACGCTCATGAATGGCCTCAAGCAGGCGGGCATCGAAGTGAACCGGAAGATCCTCGCCGATCTCGCCGTCCACGATCCCGCGGCGTTTACCTCGCTCGCCGACAAGGCGCGCTCCGCGTTGAACGCAGCGTAGATTCCTCGCTCTTCACTCAACGGCGGCAGCGCGACCTCGGTCGTCCTGCCGCCGTTGTTTGCTTTCCCGGTGGACCGGTGGACCGGTCGACCGGCCCACCGCCAAGCACCAATCGCCGATGGACCTCCAGCAGTATCTCGCCGACGCCGAGCGCGTCGAGCACGAAGGAACCGCCGCCCTCTCCGCGGCCGCGAATGCCGACGATCTCGAGTCGGCGCGCATCGCCGTGCTCGGCGACCGCCACGGCCGCGTCAAAGCGCTGCAGGAGGCCCTCAAGGGCATCGAAAAGGCCGACAAGCCGGCCGCCGGCAAACGCTTCAACGAGGTCCGCACGCGTCTCGAGGCGCTGCACACCGAGCGCAAGTCGTCGCTCGACCGCGCGCGCGACGGCGCGCGCCCCGACGATCTCACGCTGCCCGCGCGACGCCAGTGGCGGGGGGCCAAGCATCCGGTCACGCTCGTTTACGAGGAAATCGAGTCGATCTTCCGCGAGCTCGGATTCACGGTGGCCGCCGGCCCCGAGGCCGAGACGGAATGGTACAACTTCGGGGCGCTCAACTTCCCGGAGAACCATCCGGCGCTCGACGCGCACGACACGCTGTATCTCGAGGGCGGCGGGCTGCTGCGCACGCACACGTCACCGGTGCAGATCCGAACGCTCCAGTCGTATCCGCCGCCGATCCGCGTGATCATTCCCGGCACGGTCTATCGCCGCGACTTCTTTGACGCGTCCCACGCACCGGCGTTCCCGCAGCTCGAGGGACTGTGCGTCGACGAGGGGATAACCTTCGTGGACCTCAAATCGACGCTCAATCGGTTCGCCGAGCGCCTCTTCGGCGCGTCGCGCACTCGCTTTCGTCCGTCGTACTTCCCGTTCACCGAGCCGTCCGCCGAAATGGACGTGCAGTGCGGCGTCTGCGGCGGCGTGGGTTGTCCGGTGTGCAAGGGCACCGGCTGGATCGAGATCCTCGGTTCCGGGATGGTGCATCCCGCTGTGCTCGAGGCGTCGGGCGTGGATAGCGAGCGCTACACCGGATGGGCGTTCGGCATGGGTCCGGCCCGCATCGCCATCAGCCGCCTCGCGATTCCCGACATCAGACTTCTCTACGATTCCGACGTGCGCTTCCTGGAGCAGATCGCCGAATGAACGTCTCGTACGAATGGCTCAAGGCGTTCGTTCCCTTCGAACAGTCGCCGGTCGAGCTGCGCGAGCTGATCACGGCGCACGTGTCGACGGTGGACGAGCTCGTCCCGCTCCGTCAGGACCTCGCGGCGTTCGTCGTCGCTCGCGTCGTCGAGGAAGCGCCGCACCCGGACTCGGATCACCTGCACGTGACGCGCGTCGACATGGGCACCGGCACGCTGCTCGACGTCGTATGCGGTGCGCCGAACGTGCGCGCCGGAAAGCTCTATCCCTTCGCGCCGACCGGTACGGTGATGCCGAGCGGGTTCACGATCCAAAAACGAAAGATTCGCGGCGCGATCTCCGACGGCATGCTCTGCTCGGCGCGCGAGCTCGGGCTGGGTGAGGAACAGGACGGGATTCTCGAGCTGGACATCGACGTCGCCCCCGGCACGCCGCTGCTGCGCGCGCTTCCGCTGGGCGATACGCAGATCGTGGTCGACGTCGGCGCGAACCGGCCGGACCTGCTGTCGCACCTCGGAATCGCCCGTGAGATCGCCGCGCTGACGCGTCAACCGCTCGCTCTTCCCGTGATCGAGAACGCCGGCGGCTCCGTTCCGGATCCCGTCAAGGCGCAGGATTCGGCCAACGCCGACTCGCTGCGCGTCCGTGTGGCCGAAGCGGGTCTCGTGCGGCGGTTCATGGGCGTGGTGATCCGCGGCGTGACGATTGGGCCGAGCCCGGCCTGGCTGGTGAAGCGCCTCGAGTCCATCGGCGCACGGTCGATCAACAACGTCGTCGACGCAAGCAATTATGTGTTGCACGAGCTCGGCCAGCCGACGCACGCGTTCGATCTGTCGAAGCTCGGCGGAAGTTCGCTGATCGTTCGGCGGGCCAAAGCCGGCGAGCGAATCACGACGCTCGACGGAACCGACCGCGCGCTTCGCGAAGAGATGATCGTCATCGCCGACGCCGAGCGTCCGCAGGCGGTCGCCGGGGTGATGGGCGGCCGCGAGAGCGAGGTCACCGACGCGACGACGGACATCTTTCTCGAAGTCGCGAACTTCGACCCTCGGCGCGTCCGCACCGCGCGCCGCGCGCTCGGCCTCTCGACCGACGCGAGCTACCGCTTCGAGCGCGGCGTGGACGTCGAGATCGCGCCCAAGGCTCTAGAGCGCGTCGCCCAGATCATCATGCTGCTCGCCGGAGGAAGCGTCGCGGGCGCGCCGGTGGATCTCACGGGGCCCTCGTCGAAGCCAACACGACGCGAACGCATCGTCGTTCGCCCAATGCGAGTCTCGGCGCTCCTGGGAACTCCCATCGCCGCTGGTGAAATCGAGCTGCTCGTTCGAAGCGTCGGGTTCGACGTGGAGCTTGCGGACGACCATTTGCGCGTGGCGGCGCCTTCGTGGCGTCAGGACGTGTCGCTCGAGGTGGATCTCATCGAGGAAGTCGCGCGGCTCCGCGGATACGACAGCTTCCCGCTGGAGATGCGCCCGTTCCGGCCGGGGATCGTGCCGGACGATCCGACGTGGCTCACCTCGAAACGCGTCCGCGAAACACTCGTCGGGGCGGGGATGCTCGAGCTTCGACCGATGCCTTTCGTCGCGGGCGGATCGGACTTCGCGCGCGTCATGAATCCGCTCGCCGAAAACGAGGCCTACCTCCGGCGGGACATCCTCGACACGCTGTCTCGGCGCGCCGAGTACAATCTCGCGCGCATGCAGGGGAACCTTCGCCTATTCGAGATCGGATCGGCCTTCGATCCGAGCGGCGCGCGCCTGCCTGTCGAAGACCTCCGCGTCGGCGCGTTGGTCATGGGGCGCCGCGAGCCGCCGCATTTCACCGACCCAAAGTCTCCGGAGTTCTCGGCGTGGGCAGTCTACGACGCCTGGGACGTGAAAGCTTTGGCCGTCACGGTCGCCCGATCGGCATATCCCGGAGCGGAAGTCGAGGTGGTCGCCAGAGACGAGAAGGATCTTTGGGCGAGTGTCACCGCGGCCAGACCCGTTCACGATGACGCGCTCTGGCTCGTGATGGTGAACGGTCTCCCCGTCGGCCAAGTGCGACGTCTGATGCTCGACGCGCCCGTGTGGGCGTCGCCCGCGTTCGGCGTCGAGTTGTCGCTCGGGGTCATGTCGTCGGACGACGTCGCGCCCGCCGGAAAGTCCGCATATCGCATCGCCGAGCGTGCTCCCGAGACCCCGCGTCGCTTCATCCCGCTGCCGTCGACGCCGGCTTCCGAGTTCGACCTCGCGCTCTCGGTGCCCGACGGTGTCCGCGCGGCCGAGGTGGAAGCGGTCATGCGGCGCGTGTCCGGCAAACTCCTCGAAAGCGTGGAATTATTCGACCGCTATGTTGGCGCTGGCGTTGAACCTGGGTATCGAAGCCTCGCGTGGAGGTTGACGTTCCGCCATTCGGAGCGCACTCTACGTGATCGCGAGTTGGAAGCACGACGCACGGACATCCTTCGCGCACTGGCCGAGCTCAATGTCAGACAACGAGCGACCTGAGTCGCACGCAGTCGCTGAACTGGATTTGCTGGTCCGCCATCTGGCGGACGAGCTGGCGGCGTTTCGCCGTCGCGCCCTGACGGCGGAGTCGAAGCTCAAGGAAGTCGAGGGCCAGGAAGGAGGCGCCGTCGCCCTCGACTTGTCGAGCCGGGTGACGACGTTGGAACGGGAGAACGAGCGCCTGCAGAACCGGCTTGATGAGGCCACTGCCCGCGCCAAGCAGATGCTCGAGCGGGTTCGGTTTCTTCGCCAGCAGGCGCGCGGAGGTGAACGGTGAGCAGCAAGAAGACCACGACCCGGGTCACGATCCTCAACGATGAGTACACGATCCGGACGGACACTTCGCCGGAGCACGCGCACGAGGTCGCGAACTACCTCGACGCTTTGATTCGCAAGGTCCTCGCGAGCGGCGCTGTGGTCGAATCGAGCCGAGCCGTGGTGTTGGCGGCCCTTCAGGTCACCGGCGAATTGTTTGATGCTCGTGCGTCACTCGACGAGACGAATGCTTCGATCGCCGACTTGAGCGATTTCGTACGACCGCTTCTGCCCCCCTCGAAGCGGGCGGGCTAGCCGCGACGTTGTGACGTCGGACACGGCTTCATTGCGCTTTAGGTAATCTGCTAATAGCTTAGCGCGCATAGCCGAGCTGGCCCGTAGGTGCAAGCGCGCCCGGTATTTAGCGAGACCCATGTGATGCCCTTCGCCGGCGTCGTGTCGGATTCGCTGTAGGTTACCGAGTGTGCGCCGGCGGGACAGCCGTGGTTCTCCTGGGTCCGCGGCCCACCCCGCGGTGGAGCATAGATTCCATATGAACGAGTACGCGATCTTTGCCGCGCTTGGCACCCTTATAGTTGCCGGGCCGGCATCTTTCATTTTAGGAAGGTCGAGAGGGCGAGCCGCCGAGCGGCAGCGACAGGCCGACGCGAAAGCGACCGCGGAGGACACCGCGAAGCGGATCGTCGGCGATGCCGAGCGAGACGCGGACAACCTCCGCAAAACGGCCGTCGTTTCCGGCAAAGAAGACGTGATTCGCCTCCGCGAAAACTTCGAGTTGGAGGTCCGCGGCCGTCGCGAGGAAGTCGAGCGCGAAGAGCGCCGCGTCTCGGAGCGCGACACCGTGCTCGACCGGAAGTTCGAGGTCCTCGAGCAGCGTGACAAAGAGCTAGGCAAACGCGCCAGCGACTTCGGGCGGCGTGAAAAGGCCGTTGGCGAGCGCGAGCAGGAACTCGACAAGCTCGTGAGCGAGGAACGACGACGCCTCGAGCAGATGGCCGGCATGTCCGCCCAGGACGCCAAGAACGAGCTTCTTCGCCGGATGGAGGAGGAGGCTCAGGCCGACGCCGCCAACCGGATCCGCGAGATCCGGGAAAGCGCCAAGCGAAACGCCGAGCGTGAGGCGAAAAAGATCGTCGCGCTCGCGATCCAACGGATCGCCGCCGACCACACGGCCGAGACGACCGTATCGGCCGTGTCGCTGCCCAACGACGAGATGAAGGGTCGCATCATCGGACGCGAGGGGAGAAACATCCGGGCGTTCGAGCTGGCCACGGGTGTCGACGTCATCATCGACGACACCCCCGATACAGTCGTCGTCTCGTGCTTCGACCCGATCCGCCGCGAGATAGCGAGGCTCGCGCTCGAGAAGCTCGTTTCCGACGGCCGTATCCACCCAGGCCGTATCGAAGAGGTCGTCAACAAATCGCGGAAGGAAGTCGATACGCAAATCACCGAGACGGGCGAGCAGGCGGCGTACGACGCCGGCGTGCACGGACTACATCCCGAGTTGGTCAAGCTGGTCGGACGTATGCGCTGGCGAACGAGTTACGGCCAGAACATCCTGCAACACTCGAAGGAAGTCGCCTGGCTCGCCAGCATCATGGCGACGGAGCTCGGGCTCGACGTGAACATGGCCAGGCGCGGCGCGCTGCTGCACGACGTCGGCAAGGTTCTCACGCACGAGCACGAAGGCACGCACGTCCAGCTGGGAGTCGAGGTCGCGACCAAGTACGGCGAAAATCCGCTGGTCGTGAACTGCATCGCGGCCCACCACGATGACGTGCCACACGAGAGTGAGATCTCGGTCCTCGTGCAGGCCGCCGACGCGATCTCCGGATCGCGCCCAGGCGCCCGACGCGAGGCCTTCGAGACGTACGTGAAGCGGCTGGAAGGCCTCGAGAAGATCGCCTCCAGCTATCGAGGCGTCGAAAAGGTGTTCGCCATCCAGGCGGGCCGCGAAGTGCGTGTCATCGTGCTGCCCGACCACGTCGACGATGCCCGTATGACGACGATGTCCGAGGAGATCGCTCGGCGCATCGAGGCGGAATTGCAGTACCCGGGGCAGATCAAAGTCGTGTTGATTCGCGAAACGAGGGCCGTGGACTTTGCGCGCTGAGCCGATGGCTGCACCTGCGGTGGACAAAAAGTTGATCGACGGGACGGCGCTCGCGGCGCGGATGCAGGGCGAGGTCGCGCGGCGTGTCTCCGCGCTTACCGCCAAAGGCGTGACGCCGGGACTCACCGTGGTGCTGGTCGGCGACGATCCCGCGAGCGCGGTGTACGTCGGCGCCAAAGAGCGGACCTGCATCGAGCTCGGCATGAACGGCGAGACGATCCGCCTGCCGGCAACGACCAGCCAGACGGAGCTCGTGGCGATCGTGGATCGCTTGAACGCCGACCCGGCGGTGCACGGCATTCTCGTTCAGATGCCGCTGCCGAAGGGTATCGATTCCGACGCGATCGTTCGCCGCATTCGCCCCGACAAGGATGTCG contains the following coding sequences:
- a CDS encoding cell division protein ZapA — its product is MSSKKTTTRVTILNDEYTIRTDTSPEHAHEVANYLDALIRKVLASGAVVESSRAVVLAALQVTGELFDARASLDETNASIADLSDFVRPLLPPSKRAG
- the rny gene encoding ribonuclease Y, with translation MNEYAIFAALGTLIVAGPASFILGRSRGRAAERQRQADAKATAEDTAKRIVGDAERDADNLRKTAVVSGKEDVIRLRENFELEVRGRREEVEREERRVSERDTVLDRKFEVLEQRDKELGKRASDFGRREKAVGEREQELDKLVSEERRRLEQMAGMSAQDAKNELLRRMEEEAQADAANRIREIRESAKRNAEREAKKIVALAIQRIAADHTAETTVSAVSLPNDEMKGRIIGREGRNIRAFELATGVDVIIDDTPDTVVVSCFDPIRREIARLALEKLVSDGRIHPGRIEEVVNKSRKEVDTQITETGEQAAYDAGVHGLHPELVKLVGRMRWRTSYGQNILQHSKEVAWLASIMATELGLDVNMARRGALLHDVGKVLTHEHEGTHVQLGVEVATKYGENPLVVNCIAAHHDDVPHESEISVLVQAADAISGSRPGARREAFETYVKRLEGLEKIASSYRGVEKVFAIQAGREVRVIVLPDHVDDARMTTMSEEIARRIEAELQYPGQIKVVLIRETRAVDFAR